Part of the Paenibacillus sp. FSL R7-0273 genome is shown below.
CCGGATCCAGGAGACGCGTGAGGCACGCAAGCTGATTCCGCCGATCATGGCGACTGCCGAGGAAAGCGAGCAGATGAAGCTCATCTCCACTCCGCTTATGGATTACGTCAAAACGATGACCCTGAAATTCGTCACCGGCCAGGAGAGCCTGGACAACTACGATAGCTACAAAGCCCAGGTAGAGGCTAACGGCAGCACGCGTTACACGGAGCTGGCGAACGAGATTTTTGCGAAGACTAAGAGTTTGTTGGGGTATTAGGTTGTTGAGATACTAGAGTTGTAGAGTACAGAGTTGTTAGTATACAAATGGTTCTGAAAAGCCAGGCGCTGCTTCCCTTTTGGGGAGGTGGCGCTTGTTTTTTGGTGGGGGGTGTGGGGAGTTGGAGGAGAGGATAGGAGTAAAGGAATGGGGTGTAAAGGAATGGTTAAAGGGGGATGGTAGGGGGAATGGCGCTTAGGTGGCGGGATGTGCGCACTGAGGGCAGTGGGAGTAATAAGAGTAATAAGAGAAGTGGGCGCGGATGGCTAAATGTGCGAGATGAGAGGCAAAAGTGCCCTTGATTCCGGCGTAGGCGGGCAAATGTGCGAAAGGAGAGGCAAAAGTGCCTTTGATTTCGGCGTAGGCGGGCAAATGTGCGAAAGGAGAGGCAAAAGTGCCTTTGATTTGGGCGTAAGCGGCTAAATGTGCGAGATGAGAGGCAAAAATGCCTTTGAATTGGGGTAAGTTGGCCGAATGTGCGAAATGAGAGGCAGAAGTGCCCTTGATTCCGGCGTAGGCGGGTGAATACGCGAAATGAGAGGCAAAAGTGCCTTTGGTTTCGGCGCAGGTGGGTGAATACGCGAAATGAGAGGCAAAAGTGCCTTTGGTTTCGGCGCAGGTGGCCAAATATGCGAAATGAGAGGCAAAAATGCCTTTGATTCCCGCGCAGGCGGCCGAATGTGCGAAATGAGAGGCAAAAATGCCTTTGGTTTCGGCGCAGGCGGCCAAATGTGCGAAATGAGAGGCAAAAGTGCCTCTGATTCCGGCGTAGGCGGTTGAATGCGCGAAATGAGAGGCAAAAGTGCCCTTGATTTCGGCGCAGGCGGCTAAATGTGCGAAATGAGAGGCAAAAGTGCCTTTGATTTCGGCGTAGGCGGCCAAATGTGCGAAATGAGAGGCAAAAGTGCCTTTGATTTGAGCGTTGGCGGCTAAATGTGCGAAATGAGAGGCAAAGGTGCCTTTGATTCCGGCTCAATCCGTGCCAATCCCATCAGCATCGCCTCCCATGCACACAAAAAAGCGGATACCCCCACAAAGGGGAGTATCCGCTCACAACCTACAAAGTAAACCCTATGCTTCCATCTTCTGCGCCGTGTAAAGCCGGTGGTAAAGGCCCTTGCGTGCAAGCAGCTCCTCATGCGAGCCGCTTTCGGCGATGCCTTTGTTAGACACGTACATAATGCGGTCGCAGTTTTTCACGGTCGACAGCCGGTGCGCGATGATAAAGGAGGTACGGCCCTTGAGCAGCTCGTTCAGTCCCTTTTGCAGCAGCCGCTCGGTCTTGGCATCGATCGAGGAGGTTGCCTCATCCAGGATGAGAATGCGCGGGTCAGCCAGCAGCGTTCTGGCGAACGAGATCAGCTGGCGCTGTCCCTGCGAGAGCTTGGAGCCGCGCTCGTTGACCTCGGTCATGTAGCCCTGCTCGAACTCGCGGATGAATTCATCGGCGCAGACGGTTTTGGCTGCGGCGATTACTTCCTCCTCGGTGGCATCGAGCTTACCGTAACGGATGTTGTCGAGGATCGTCCCCGAGAAAATAAAGCTGTCCTGCAGCATGATGCCCATCTGGCTGCGCAGCGACTTCATGGTCACCCCGGCAATGTCCTCGCCGTCGATCAGAATCCGGCCGCCGGTTAGATTGTAGAAGCGGGAGATCAGATTGACGACGGTGGTTTTACCGGCACCGGTCGGTCCGACCAGAGCCACGCTTTCGCCGGCCTTAACGTCAAAGGAAATGTTCTCCAGAATGTTCAGCCCCGGATCATAGGCGAAGGTAACATCGTCGAAGGTCACCTGCCCGCGGGCAGGAGGCAGCGCCTTTGCACCCGGAACGTCGCTGACCGTAACCGGCTCATCCAGCGTTTCGAAGATCCGCTCCAGATAAGCGACGGCGTTGATGAAGCTGTTGTACAGGTTGGATAAGTTAAGAATCGGCTGCCAGAAGCGGGCTGCGTAGCTGCTCATCGCGAGAATGACCCCGAAGGTCACATCCTGCGGGCTTAGCGTCAGCAGGCCGACCAGATAGATCAGCGTCATAACCGTTGTAGCCAGATTATCGACGGTGAACGGGATTAGCGAGTTATACCGTAAGGCCCGCATCCATTCCGTCCGGAAATTGCCGACGAGCTTAGTGAAGATGCCTTCATTGCGCTGCTCGCGTGAGAACATCTGGGTGACGCCGATCCCGCTGATGCTTTCCTGCAGGTAGGCGTTCAGATTGGAGCTCTTATTGGAGACGGCCTGCCAGGCCCGGCGCTGCTTGTTTTTGATCAGCAGCATGATGCCGAGGAATACAGGCAGTCCGGCCAGCGTAACGAACGAGAGCCGGACATCAACCGCGAACATGAAGGCGGCGATGAAGATCAGGTTCACAATCTCCAGAATAAAGTTGATAATCCCGTTGGACAGAACGTCGGAAACGGCATTGACGTAGTTGACTACCCGGATTAGGATTTTACCCTGCGGACGGTCATCGTAATACTTGAACGGCAGCTCCTGCAGATGCTTGAACAGATCCGTCCGGATGTCAAAAATGATATCCTGCCCAACCTTCGTCATAATCCGAGACCGGATCGTCGCCAGCACAACGCTGACAACAATGGTCAGGAGCATCAGCGCCGACCAGCCGACCAGCGCACCCTTGGCTTTGGCCGGGATGGTCACGTCAACGACATGCTGCATAATCAGCGGTGCGGACAGGGAGATAGCTGCTGACAAAGCGCTCAGAATGAATGCGAGAATCATCGGTTTCTTTTTACGTCTGATATAGATCATGGCCCGCCGGAAATGCTTAATATTAAACGGCGACTCCAGATTCTCATCGACGTCAAATCTATTCCTTGCCACTCTGGCTCACCTGCCTTCCAATACCTTCGTTTTGCAGCATAAATACATCGTAATAGTAACCCCGTTTGGCCAACAGCTCGGCATGGGTGCCTTCTTCAATCAGGCGGCCGCGGTCAATAATCAGAATCCGGTCCGCTTCACAGGTAGTGGATACCCGCTGGGCAATAATGATCTTCGTGCAAGGATAATCCAGCTCACGCAGACTGCGCTGGATGTGCTCCTCTGTCTCCAGATCGACCGCAGAGGTCGTATCATCAAGAATCAGAATCGGCCGGTGCACAGCGAGTGCCCGCGCCAGCGCAATACGCTGCTTCTGCCCGCCGGACAGACCGACGCCGCGCTCACCGACTACCGTATCGTAGCCTTCCGGCATTTTGGTAATAAAGTCGTGGGCTGCAGCCTTCCGGGCATATTCCATCGCATCCTCTTCGGGCAGATCGGGATCGCCGTAAGCAATGTTGCCGTCTATCGTATCCGAGAACAGCAATACATCCTGGGTAGCCATTCCGATATTGCCCCGCAGCTCATCAAGCTCCAGATTGCGTACATCCACGCCGTCCACCAGCACCTTGCCTGAGGTTGCCTCATAGAAACGGGGGATCAGATTGATGATGGTGGTCTTGCCCGCACCGGTTGAACCCATGATAGCGACGGTTTCACCAGGCTCAACAGTAAAGCTGACATCATCAAGGACGAGAGCGCTGTCATATTTAAAACGGACATTCTGGAATTCAATGCGGCCTTCGTACCGGCGCTTCTGCACAGGGTTATGCTCATTGGCAATCGAAGGCTTGGCGTAGTAGATATCGACGATTTTGGACAAGCTCGCAAAAAACCGCTGAATATCATTAATGATAATACCGATATTGCGCATCGGGTTTGAGATCGCCCAGATCAGTGAAGTAAAGGCGGCGAACTCACCGAAGGTAATTCTTCCGTCCATGAGGAACAGGCCGCCGGCCAGCATCAGGATAACGTTGAACGCCTGGGCAAAGCTCTCCAGATACGGGAAATAATCAAGCCAGACGAGTGCAGCCTTTTTGTTGGCCGTTGAATAGTTCACATTCTTGTCTGTAAATTTCTCAATCTCGAATGCCTCGCGGGCGAATGCTTTGACGACACGGTTCCCGGAGATGTTTTCCTGTGTGGTCGTATTCAGCTGGGACAGCCGTTCGCGCAGGTCAATATACATCGGGCGGACGCGTTTAGCAAATATGTAGGCCACAATAAAAATCGGCGGTGCCAGGACCAGCATCCATAAGGTCAATACCGCATCAATGGTAAAGAAGTAAATGACAGCGGCTGCAAAAATCGTCACCGACTCGATAATCGTCTTGAAAATCCACGCCATCGAGTGCCGCACCATATCCAGGTCACCGGTCATTTTGGTCATAAGGTCACCGGTACGGTTGCGGTCGTAGTACTCACGGTCCTGCCCCTGGATTTTGTTGTACAGATAAATACGGATGTTGTACATCATGTTCTGCGAGGAACGCTCATACTGCATCGTTGTCAGATAGGCCAGACCGGTACGCAGCAGCGAAAAGCCGATCATGCCCAGACAGAGTGCTATCAGAAGTCCGCGCTTATCGGTCAGATTCTGGACTGCATTATCGCCGGCTATAAAAGTGTCGACAATGCGCTGACTGATGTACGGGTTGACAATGGTAAGTGCGGAACCCACCACCGAGAGGCAGAGTGCCAGAATATACCTTGCCCGGTTTCCCTGCAGGTTCTGCCACAGCCACTTAAGCTCAAACATTTCATCACCTGTTTCTGTTTGTTCTGTTGTACGTTACCATGTTGAAAACGAATAAATCAGAGTGATTATAACACAATAATTGGCCGATACCCGTTAACAGCAAAATTTGTTGTTACAATCAATTGAACGGGAATAGATGCAACTTTATCATTGCAGAATTCCGGCCTGAACTCCATGTTCAGATTAGTTATACTCAACTTTTACCTTGCATTTTTCAATAAGCTTATCCACTATTTAAAGGGTATAATTACCAAAAATAAATTTCTGCCTGCGCGGCTTGATGAGTGGGGCGGACGGGGGACGATGTTTGTTGGGAGATTGGATCATTCGGAATGTGAATGACGGAGACGAAGAGAAGGTTGCAGGTTTTGGCTTTGCGCTGCATATGTATTACCTGTATCACGGTGATTTTGAGCAGAAGAACATGTTTCTGGCTGCAAAAGATAACGAAGCGCTCGCTATCGCCCATTTGACGTACCATGATACGTTTCACGCAGCCGGGCATGATGATGATCCCTGGTTTATCCGCTATCTCACCGGTGAGATCAGCTTTGCCGGCGGAGACGAGGATGAAGCTGTTAAGGATGCCCTGATGAATACGCTGCTTGCCCGGTCACGGGAGATAAAGGCACAGCATCCGGAGAAACGGATTGTGCTGAATCAGTATGTTGACCCTGACAATCTTGCGGAGCAGAGTTATTTCCTGAAACGCGGCTTTACCGTTTACGAAACCATTGTTGTTTTAAAATATGACCTTACCCGACCGGTTCCCGTGTATCCTCTGCCGGAGGATGTGCAAATCCGCCTCTTTCTGCTGAATAACGATGAGGCCCGGGAAAAGTATCATTCGGCGGAGCAGGCCTCCTTTGACGGGGTAGCCTGGAGTCTCAACCATCTGGCCTGGATGCAGGGCACTCCTGAACTGGTAAACTTCTGTGCCTTCAGCGGGGAACAGTTTCTGGGCAACACCTCCACCTGGAAAATAACCGATGGACACAGCGTCACGGAGAATGTGTTCGTCATTCCGCAGTGGCGCAGCCGGGGGATTGCCCGGAATCTGCTCTGCACCGCACTTGCGTATCTGCAGGAGCAGGGCAAAGCCGTTGCCACCCTCGGCACCTACGGCACCAATAAAAAAGCCATCCGGCTCTACACTCAGCTCGGCTACGAGCTGGACGGCTTCCGGCTGACGCTGGGCTACGAGATTGATTAACCTTCCGGCAGGGAATGAAACGGCAGATAGGGTGAATGTAATGAATATTAAAGAAATGGTTATAGCTGTTGGAAGTCTTCATGACGGGACTATAACGGCAATAGAGCAAGAAACAGGTATATTAACACTCAGAGTTGAGATTGGGTATCTGGCGAGAATGATCGACCCGTCTTATAGCCATTTTATCTATAAGTTTGTTAACTTGCGTGAGTTTTATTATGAAGCATGGGATATGGGCAAAGCTGAACAGGAGAGGGACATTGCAAAGCTGGTATCCATGGAGCTTGAGATTAATGAGGTTATACAAGAGGAAGACTGTATCAAAATAGTTTGTCTGTGTGATCTTCCCAATAATAGTGGAGGTCATCTTTATATTCGTGCTGATGATCTGAACGTATATGACGAAGTCCATAATAATCTATCATTTGAAGAGCTTCACAGAATCACATTAGCTTACTGGCATAAGCTAAGCTAGAACAGCATTAAACAAAGGGACTGCGTCACCCCAAGCGGGTGGAGCAGTCCTAGTTTTATGTCCTAATATAAAAAATCAGTGCGACGAAGAAGCTGCCGCAGCGGAAGAAGCGGCGGCTACGGCAATTGCCGTCTGCTGGGCAATGACGATATTGGTCAGGCTGGTGGAGAGCGCCGAGGCCAAGATGCCGCTTTGCACAGCTTCAATATACTTGTAGGATACCAGGGCGGCGCTGAGCAGCAGCAGCTCCTGCTTGGTGACGGACCAGCTGCCGAAGCCCTTTTGGCTCCGCAGGTAGTCATGGGTATCGGAGATATCCTGAACAAGTGTCTCATCGTCTGCCGGAAGCAGAGACAATATTCCGAGGGAGGAAAGGGTATATTCCCTGTCCATCTTGATACCTCTGCTGCGGAAGGCATCGCGCAGGGCAAGCACACGTGCAGCAGCCCCAGGCGTCTCTCCGCCCAGCGCCAGCACTTGTGTCAGTGCCTGCACACTGTTGCCTGACAGGAATTCCGGCTTCAGCTCGGCGTATAGCTGCTCCATCCGGGCTGCACCGCGCTCCGGCTCGAGATCCGACAGCGCCAGCATGGCGGAGAAGATATAATCATCCTGCCCGGTCAGAAAACGGTGATATTCCTTCATGCTGTCATAGAACTGGCGGGTTCTGTCAGCCATAAGCTGATGCTGGCCGAATGCGGAATGGGCAGCAATCTGGTACGCAGCGGCGACCAGATAATCGGAGGCCCGCAGCTTGCGTTCCTTCAGCAGCTCATAAACAGCCAGAGTATCGGAGAGCTGGGTCTTCCTGTCACCTGACAGTGACAGCAGGGCAGCAATACAGACTGACAAATTGCCCCGGAATGTTGAAAAGAGTCCGGTTGAGCTTTTAATCAGCTCGCTGCTGTCGCGTATGGCGTCAATATCAACCGCTTTATTTTCCACCGTGTACAAAAGAGCAGCCAGACGGTTGATCTGTCCGCTTTTCCAGGCAAACGCCTTCTTGATCTGCTGGTTGTTATCGACGAATAATTCAAGTCTTGCAGTAAACGGTTCGTTCATAAGGAGCTCCTCTCAGATAATCCGGGTATAGTCTCACACTCAATATTTTACTATAATTAACATGTGGATAGCACGAATCTGCCACAGCAGGGAAATTAATGTGAATGGAGACATGAAATAATGAATGAATTACCGAATTGTCCGCAGTGCAGCTCAGTATACACCTACGAGGATGGAACACAGCTGGTGTGTCCGGAGTGCGGGCATGAATGGACTGCCGGGGCAGAGAGCGGGAACAGTGAAGACGTTAAGGTGGTTAAGGATGCCAACGGAAATGTGCTGAATGACGGAGACTCTGTAACGGTAATTAAGGATCTGAAGGTCAAAGGAAGCTCCTCCGTGCTGAAGATCGGCACAAAGGTGAAGAACATCCGGCTGGTGGATGGCGATCATGACATAGATTGCAAAATTGACGGCTTCGGCGCGATGAAGCTGAAATCGGAGTTTGTGCGGAAGGCATAAGGAACCGGAAGACAGAGAGACCAAGCTGCGGAGAAGATGCCGCAGCTTTTTTGAATAGGAGCCGGCAGGATTAGACAATATTTTTGTGATAAACTGGAGTATAAGGGCCCGGCCTAGATAGAAACAGGAGGATGAGGAATGAGCTTTGTTGCTGTCAAAGGAGAATACAAGCGCTACAAGATGGGCGAGACGATGATTATTGCCAACGATGGAATCGATTTTGAGATTAATAAGGGTGAATTTGCGGTCATTGTCGGTCCCAGCGGTGCAGGCAAATCGACCGTGCTGAATATTTTGGGCGGCATGGATTCGGCTGACGAAGGCCAGGTTATTGTGGATGGTACCGATATTGCCAAATTTAACAGCAAGCAGCTGACCGGCTACCGCCGTAATGACGTGGGCTTTGTGTTCCAGTTCTATAATCTGGTGCCCAATCTGACCACACTGGAAAATGTCGAGCTGGCCTCGCAGATTTCCCCGCGTGCGCTGGATGCGCGTAAGGTGCTGGAGGATGTCGGACTCGGGGAACGGCTGAACAATTTCCCGGCCCAGCTGTCCGGCGGGGAGCAGCAGCGTGTTGCGATTGCCCGGGCGCTTGCGAAGCAGCCGAAGCTGCTGCTCTGCGATGAGCCGACAGGCGCGCTGGATTACAACACCGGCAAGCAGGTACTGAAGCTTTTGCAGGATACCTGCCGGAATACCGGAACCACTGTTATCGTCATTACGCATAATCTGGCGATCGCGCCAATGGCCGACCGGGTGATTGAAATCAATAACGCCAAGGTACGGAAGATGGTTGTTAATCCTGCGCCGGTATCCGTTGACGATATCGAATGGTAAGGAGCTGACAACGATGAAGAAACGGGCATTATGGAAGGATATCTTCCGGGAGATCGGGCATACCAAGGCCCGCTTTATCTCGATTTTTGCAATTATTATGCTGGGCGTCTGCTTCTTCTCGGGGATTAAGGCGGCCGGACCCGATATGCTGGATACCGCAGGCACCTTTTTCAAGGAAAAGCGGCTGATGGATTTGAAGGTGCAGAGCACGCTTGGCCTGACCGAAGAGGATATTGGACTGCTGAAGGATGTGCCGGAGATCGGTGAGCTGCAGCCGGGCTACAGCGCGGATGTCTTCGCAGGTGATAACGGAGTGATTCTGAAGGTCATGTCCTACAATCCGGAGCAGCTGCTTAACCGGTACCGCCTGATGGACGGGCGTCTGCCGGAGCAATCCGGGGAGATTATGCTCGATGACCTTCTGGCCGGGGAGTATGCCCTTGGCGATAAGATTGCGTTCAGCGGCAACGGTACAGAGACCGGGCTGTCAGACAGCTTCGGGACACTGGAGTATACGATCGTGGGCTTTGCACGCAGTCCGCAGTTTATTGAGAAAAACAACCGCGGCACCAGCACGATCGGCAAAGGCACGACAGATGCGTTCGCCGTCATTCCAGAAGCGGATTTCAAGCTGCCGGTCTATACCGAAGCGTACCTTTCCTTCAAGGATACTGCCGGGGTTGAGGCTTACAGCGCGGAGTATGAGACGCTGCTGGAGCAGCACACGGAGGCAGTGAAGCAGGCGATGGCGGGCGTGCCGGAGGCGCGGCTCTCTGAGCTGCGCACTGAAGGGGAAGCGGAGCTCGCCAAAGGCCGTGCGGAGCTGGAAGCTGCCGAGCAGCAGCTCGCGCAGGCCGCCGGCCAGCTGACGGAAGAGCAGCGGCAGGCCCAGGCGGGAGCCGGCAGCGAGGCGGCTGAGCAGCTCGAAGCGGCCAGGGAAGAGCTGGCCGAAGGGGAACGCCAGCTGGCGGCGCTTACGCTGCCGAAGATCTATGTCACGGACCGAAATGCGAATCCGGGATATGCCGAATACAAAGACAATGCCGACCGGCTGTCGGCGATTGCCAGTGTGTTTCCGGTATTCTTTTTCCTGATTGCGGCGCTGGTCAGCCTGACAACCATGACACGGATGGTCGAGGAGCACCGGCTGCAGATCGGTACATTGAAGGCGCTGGGCTACGGCAACCGTGACATTATGGCCAAGTTCCTGGTTTATGGAACGCTTGCCAGTCTGGCGGGCTCGGCAGTCGGCTTAGCCGTAGGGTTCACGCTGCTGCCGGCCATTATATTTGATGCCTACAGCTCACTTTACAATCTGCCGGATCTAATTAAGAGCTTCTATCCGTCATTTTCAATTATTTCAATTATTGTAGCTCTGGTGTGCACCACCCTTACGGCCTGGTTTGCTGCACGGGTGGAGCTGCGCGGCAATGCTGCCGTCCTGATGCGTCCCAAGGCGCCCAAGAGCGGCCAGCGGATCATCCTTGAGCGGATCACCTTTGTCTGGAAAAGGCTGAGCTTTGTCCAGAAGGTGACGGCCCGCAATCTGTTCCGCTACAAGCAGCGGATGTTCATGACGGTATTCGGGGTGGCAGGCTGTACGGCGCTGATTCTGACCGGCTTCGGTCTCAAGGATTCGATCGGCAGCATTGCACCCAAGCAGTTCGGCGTCATTATGAAATACGACGCGCTGGTAGCGCTGCATACCGATGCCCCGGCAGAAGCGCAGCAGTCCTATGAGCAGCTGATCGGCAGCGAGGCTGCCATTACCGGAACACTGAAAGTAGCCCAGGAGACGATGACCGCACGGGCCAGCGGTGTTAACGACCAGGATGTAAATCTGTTTGTGCCGGAAGCTGTGGATTCACTGTCCGAATATGTATCGCTGCAGGATCGCAGCACCGGTGAAGCAAAGGAGCTTACGGATGAAGGAGTTATCATCTCAGAGAAGCTGGCCAAGCTGTACGGGCTTGAGGCGGGAGATACCCTGACCCTGGCGGACAGCAAAAATGAGCCGTTCGAGCTTCTGGTCACAGGAATCACCGAGAATTATGTAATGCATTATGCGTATATGACCCCGGCGTACTACACCTCCGTATTCGGGAAGGAGCCGGTGTTCAACACCGCTTTGCTGAACTATAACGCACCGGACAGTGCCTGGGAGGAGCAGTTTGGTGAAAAGCTGACCGCAAGCGCGCACGTAGCCGCCGTCAGCTTCTCGAGCAGCGTCGGGACCGCTTTTGACGATACGATGAAAAGCATGGACGTTGTCACCCTGGTGCTGATTGTGTCTGCGGCGGCGCTGGCCTTTGTTGTCCTTTATAATCTGACCAACATCAACGTGTCCGAACGGATCCGCGAGCTGTCGACCATCAAGGTGCTGGGCTTCTATGATAATGAAGTAACGATGTACATCTACCGGGAAAATATTCTGCTGACCCTGCTCGGCATTGCCGCCGGCTCAGGTCTCGGCATCGTGCTGCACAGCTTCGTCCTGCAGACCGCCGAGCTCGATGCGACGATGTTCGCTCCGGTCATTGAGTGGCCGAGCTATATTTATGCAGCGTTACTTACCATGGTATTCTCAGGCATCGTCATGGCCTTCATGCACATGAAGCTTAAACGGATTCATATGATTGAGGCGCTGAAGTCAGTGGAATAGGCAGTCGGTGGGATAGGCAGTCAGTGGAATAGGCAGTCAGTGGAATAGCATGCTTAAGACCCTTCCGGGATGCCGGGAGGGTCTTTGTGTTGCGGCGGCTTACCGCAGCTTCATATGCAGGATCGGGAACGGGTTGCCCTGTTCATCCAGCTCAGACCGTTCAGTCACATCAAACCCCATATGCTCATAAAAGCCATGCGCCTGGGGGTTCTGTTCATTCACATCGACGCTTTGTACGTTCAGGTGATCAATGGCATGGGTAACAAGCCTTTTGCCTATGCCCTGTCCCATGGCCCCGGGGCTGATGAACAGCATTTCAATTTTGTGGTCCTGCACGCCCATGAAGCCGAGCGGCGCCCCGCTTTCAGCGGTATAGAGGAGCAGCTGGTCAATTCCGCTGAGTCCTTGCAGGACAAGGGGGCGCAGGGCGGCAATGTCTTTTTCGGAGAGAAAAAGATGTGTAGAGCGTACGGACTCTTCCCAGATGTGGAGCAGGTTCTGGAGTAAGGATACGTTGCGGGAAGGGCTGGATAAAGAGTTGATCATCGGAGTACTCCTTTATTTAAAATTCATAGAGAATAAGCTTTGACCGGAAAAGCAGGCAGCTTCGTCAATAAGCTAAGTTTAGTTTAAAGGATAACCATCCCGGTTACATTAAAAGAGTCGAAGGATTTAGTAGTTGTATAGCCCTAGTCACCAACGAGTGGAAATCACAGAGGAGGAATGTACGATGAGCGATCAATTTACGGTTCAAGACCCTACAACACAATATCAGAAGGCCACAGAGGAATTCGAGCAGCAGCAGCCTGCCCCGGGTCTGGAAACAGAGATGGTTCCGAAGCCGGATGACGGTGCGGAAACCTATAAAGGCAGCGGACGGCTGACCGGACGCAAGGCGGTAGTTACCGGAGCGGACAGCGGGATCGGCCGCGCGACAGCGATTGCTTTTGCCCGTGAAGGGGCTGACGTGGTCCTTGCCTATATGCCGGAGGAAGAAGCGGATGCGCGGGAGGTTGTTAAGCTCGTTGAGGAAGCCGGACGTAAGGCCGTAGCCATGCCAGGTGATCTCAAGGATGAGCAGTACTGTGAGCAGCTGATTGCTATTGCGGTAAAAGAGCTTGGCGGCATTGATATTCTGGCGAATATCGCTGGCATGCAGCAGTATGTGACTGACATCGCCGATCTGACGACTGAGCAATTTGATGCTACCTTTAAGACGAATGTGTACTCGCTTTTCTGGCTCTGTAAGGCAGCCATCAAGCACATGAAGCCGGGCAGCACGATCATTAATACCTCTTCGATCCAGGCTTACACGCCTGCACCGATTCTGCTGGATTATGCGACTACAAAGTCGGCGATCAATACCTTCAGTAAATCACTTGCCCAGCAGGTGGCTGAAAAAGGGATCCGCGTCAACGTTGTAGCGCCCGGACCTGTCTGGACTCCGCTGCAGATCAGCGGCGGCCAGCCGGTAGAAGCGCTGAAGGACTTCGGCGCGAAGACACCGCTCGCCCGTCCCGGCCAGCCGGCCGAAATGGCGCCTGCGTACGTGTTCCTGGCCAGCCAGGAATCCAGCTATGTCAGCGGTGAGACGCTGAACGCGAACGGCGGCATGCCTACGCCGTAAGCGATAGGCGTTGCTGAGCGGCTGCCGTGATAGCAATAACCACAGCCTCCCGCTGTAGGCCTGAGC
Proteins encoded:
- a CDS encoding SDR family oxidoreductase, whose amino-acid sequence is MSDQFTVQDPTTQYQKATEEFEQQQPAPGLETEMVPKPDDGAETYKGSGRLTGRKAVVTGADSGIGRATAIAFAREGADVVLAYMPEEEADAREVVKLVEEAGRKAVAMPGDLKDEQYCEQLIAIAVKELGGIDILANIAGMQQYVTDIADLTTEQFDATFKTNVYSLFWLCKAAIKHMKPGSTIINTSSIQAYTPAPILLDYATTKSAINTFSKSLAQQVAEKGIRVNVVAPGPVWTPLQISGGQPVEALKDFGAKTPLARPGQPAEMAPAYVFLASQESSYVSGETLNANGGMPTP
- a CDS encoding GNAT family N-acetyltransferase, with protein sequence MINSLSSPSRNVSLLQNLLHIWEESVRSTHLFLSEKDIAALRPLVLQGLSGIDQLLLYTAESGAPLGFMGVQDHKIEMLFISPGAMGQGIGKRLVTHAIDHLNVQSVDVNEQNPQAHGFYEHMGFDVTERSELDEQGNPFPILHMKLR
- a CDS encoding ABC transporter permease, yielding MKKRALWKDIFREIGHTKARFISIFAIIMLGVCFFSGIKAAGPDMLDTAGTFFKEKRLMDLKVQSTLGLTEEDIGLLKDVPEIGELQPGYSADVFAGDNGVILKVMSYNPEQLLNRYRLMDGRLPEQSGEIMLDDLLAGEYALGDKIAFSGNGTETGLSDSFGTLEYTIVGFARSPQFIEKNNRGTSTIGKGTTDAFAVIPEADFKLPVYTEAYLSFKDTAGVEAYSAEYETLLEQHTEAVKQAMAGVPEARLSELRTEGEAELAKGRAELEAAEQQLAQAAGQLTEEQRQAQAGAGSEAAEQLEAAREELAEGERQLAALTLPKIYVTDRNANPGYAEYKDNADRLSAIASVFPVFFFLIAALVSLTTMTRMVEEHRLQIGTLKALGYGNRDIMAKFLVYGTLASLAGSAVGLAVGFTLLPAIIFDAYSSLYNLPDLIKSFYPSFSIISIIVALVCTTLTAWFAARVELRGNAAVLMRPKAPKSGQRIILERITFVWKRLSFVQKVTARNLFRYKQRMFMTVFGVAGCTALILTGFGLKDSIGSIAPKQFGVIMKYDALVALHTDAPAEAQQSYEQLIGSEAAITGTLKVAQETMTARASGVNDQDVNLFVPEAVDSLSEYVSLQDRSTGEAKELTDEGVIISEKLAKLYGLEAGDTLTLADSKNEPFELLVTGITENYVMHYAYMTPAYYTSVFGKEPVFNTALLNYNAPDSAWEEQFGEKLTASAHVAAVSFSSSVGTAFDDTMKSMDVVTLVLIVSAAALAFVVLYNLTNINVSERIRELSTIKVLGFYDNEVTMYIYRENILLTLLGIAAGSGLGIVLHSFVLQTAELDATMFAPVIEWPSYIYAALLTMVFSGIVMAFMHMKLKRIHMIEALKSVE